cgtgatatttttaattgagtgCACGATGTGTTTTAAGTCGTTGCCGTTGGCCAGCCGTCGGTGTACTGCGAAGACTGAAGGTACGCGAACAGTTGTATTGGCGTTGTGGATCCCCATAAAAGTTTCGTAGATAAGAGCGCGTTCGCGATACGTATGCATTTTTCTTATTCGTCTTGTGTTGTGATAAAACGCTGCAGGTAACGCACATGCACACGcaatcgataaaatattatacgaggtaatttttaataaatgtttatacaatatcaacgtattatttactaactgtaatacatatttatatatatataagtgtctgtataataaatatttgcatgGGCTTCaaagttcaatattataataactataaaggCTGTGGGTTTACTGAAGGTATATgtaaattctattaaaacaCCCAAGACAGGTAAGTATTCTCTTATAAGTTATCAAAGTATacgttcaaaataaattaatgaaattaataaaatatgatgtaaaaaaaataacatatatttatttgacatcTTTGACAGATAAAAAAGTTGTTAATATCTTGAGTTATGAGAATTAGTTGTTAAGTTTAGCCGTTCAATTAGTTCTGgccaatttatataattttgtttagtagtttgtaaaaacattttaaatgttataatttacatcttttttaaaaagtcaagGTTGagaaaaacacatttattatatatcgtgATTAAAATGAGGAGCTCTGTACTCTTAGTATAGAGtctatactttaattatatcttgaaaaaagtattaatcgTTTGAGAaagatttcaattttgaattatacaatCAACGTACcaaataagtatacaataatttaagggTATTATAAGTGTCATAAATGTCTTTACACGAGCGTTTTATCGTTATCGGTATGACGATATGAAGTTTAAAAGtttgattatatatgtatataacgtaTGATGACAGGCTGGTGAGGAGTAAGTAGGTACTATTTTGTGCTAAGTCAATTTATTAAGAAACATTCTATGAtacaaaatgttcaaaatataatgttataataatgtaagaaaaatgtatacatttattttatattcttttaaaatattacgaataataaagcacttgaattataacttataacttacaataataatgcaataaattaataacatgtttacatatttagtttataataaaaatcataaactggtaaattttttaaaatgacttctttttttttaatatagtttgaaTAGTTTTGTGTGATTTTGAACGCATAACCGAGTATAGGCATtaggcatattatatttttgtattataatttgacattcaatattatagttcttAAATATCGTCTATACAAAGTGATGATTAGGTATATGATCCATAAACTTTGCAcatttatagattaaataaaatattttatctaatattgtttaatacctacctacacctataataatatataaacagtatacaaaataggtacctacataggCGCCGCCAGGAATTTTATTAGGGGGGTACATCGTGCAAGTAGGTATAcgctaatttctaaataatgcttgtatacgtaataataataataatacataaaaatattttttcaaattgtatgacaatacaaagttattttagttttttttttcaacggcTAAAATGTAACACAGGCTAATGGTTACAATTAGAAAACTCAATAATGACAATAGTAGCCTTTATCCTACACAACAACTCGTAAGCTTATCGCATACGATAAAAGTGACCGATTTATAGATTGAATATACACGTGACAACTGAAATGTCCTAATGTCCTATACATTGACACTATATGATAGAAAATCgttgaaaaaagtaaaaaaaatcactttcaaattttataatcgaacgtgttttaacattttaagtcaatcaatataaataagcaAATGCTTTAAGTCCCGATCGCTGTTGATGACCGATTGTCCGGATTATGTATGACGAGTGTACATAAAAAGAGACTAGAAGAGGATACCAAATTCATTGAAAATTCAATTGAAGAATTTGGAAAAACCTAGgcgtttacaattattattttacaatataaatgtttctatGTTGCCTCACCTTTTATAATActcattaatttcaaattttctaatttgtaatttgttctGAACTCAGTCCAGGAACATTTTGAAGATAATTTGTTTGAGAACATTCGatgaagaattatttttacaacattttttatgtcaGTACCATCAATAGTAGTAATAAAtgctttctaaaaataaaaatttactttatatatttaatagttaagcATTATCAACAAACAtgagtatttatatagtatacacttattatttgacattcaaatttagaatcatttttagtttttgtatcaacattatttatagtttgtatatCTTCCATTGGAAAAAGAAAGATGAAATCTTCATCAAACATCTAATGAGAATTACGGTAATAACCTGCTGTAATAGATTCAagcattttttctattttatcaattttggcATCAATTCTTTTTACATAAGAGTTGGTTGAAATACATAAACTAGTAACTTTTGCAACCATTTCTtctataaaatttagataCATGAATtagaattaatgatttttttgagatacattatataatagctataaatGAAACaagtatctatttattaaagaaaaaatagtaattaaatatcttataatttggattttgtaatttactttcatatatttaagcaacaaaaacaataatttcaacaatattcattcaggtattttttttttttttattatccatAATTGATCTATTTGCTTCAACAATAGAGGTTagtgaattttttataagattgaattattgcaataataaaatttctaataataaaataatataataatataattttataataatttttttattttattttataataaaatatagatatattgataatataaatacctataatttcatttcaaacatgaaattataaattataatatagtaattaataatatgttgcatTACCCAAGTTTGTACGATACCcataaacattattcaaattacaGTTGTTATCGTTATTTACTGAATTTACAATATCCTCAACATCATTAtcatgtattgtattatatgcaAAATTGTCAAGAAAttgaaatggttttttttttgctgtatAGTTCAAATTGACTGCTCGTGCAACGTTCACAATTGGctaattttaggtatatattataataaaattagatgaTGAATcgtgtttgtaatttaaaattataacaattgagtcatttaacttatatatattatcaacacTAGAAGagaatattttgtcattagaattattatctaatgttAAACCAGCATATAATTGTTCTTTGCcatattgtgtattaatattgtatgaaataGTTGCTACAGAAGCATCTGGttgaatattcatattttatgaagtataattcAGTACTCTCATTGcatctaataattatacaatttcaagttttaaaaataaaaataattagttataagaaaaatatgatattattcatatttaccaGAAATAACATTGTTTGACAATGTATTCTGCATGAAgggtacacatattatacctttTCGATTTTTAGTGTccgttacaatttttataggtGTTTGTACTGCACtactatctatatattaatatataatatacctaattaatatttaaaacttataatagttaccccctatctaatataaaaatgttgactcctattaatttttataaataacaataattaaactaagactaagtaacaaaatatttttaattaataagctaaaaataatttataaaaaagcatatattaattattattaagtacctatctaaCACTGCACAgaaatataagaaatttagTTTTCAATTTACCACTTTCATCAaggtcataatttaaattttcattctttttaaatttcatcttTTGTTTCCTTTTACCACGGCCTAAGCTTCTATCAGACTCTGAtgcttgtataaatatttctttctcCCTTATGGAAGCTAGTTCATAAGtaactaaaatacaattattcaagtttttataaatttgcttcaaaaatattatctaaaattgaatttggtaatttaggtatttattaaaaataaatgggtAATATGATTAAGGCATATAAGGCACTTTGATCCATGAAAAATTATAGCCCTATGCGCACccacatttatattacaacacattaaaaaatagtaatatacataggtaggtataggtacttaaaattacttacaatATTCTTCAATAACTTTTACTGGAAACAATATCCAATCTCTTGTTGGCTTTTCTGCCATTTTAATCATTGAATCGGTGATTCTCTTTTTAGGCCATTGGCAAAATACATTATCGCCAACCAGGATCAACTAATTAGATGGAAGTACAGAGTACTTGTTTTCCTCTTCAAATAAACCTACAGGCTACAGTCCATGActgtagaaataaattaaatcatatacaggactataggtataggtacttaaatgtatcataaaaaaatgttgtttatcattaagataaaaaatttaaaacaaggttctttatacgtttttcaacctatattaaaaattaaatttaagttaaatcaactacatattttatgaatgtttgaatttaaattttttacaacgGTTTTTCATCTGTTTAATACCTATTTCTTCCCAAATGATATTGATATTtgttgcaattaaaaaatgaataacagtatagacatttaacattttcacaaaatgtttgtgttatcatttatcataatcTATGcatggttatattttaaaactttttttgagcacgtcaaattttcaaacttttcaaattttttatatgaatgttgtcaaaaaattattcattgggtcaaaattcttaaacatttaatacaggACTTCAAATAAGTTGTTCTTATCTAATATCTATCctgtaaaaattcaaaattcaaatgtattgttattttcaatttttgttatctacctaaatggttttaaattgattacaatgttttttactccatgatatgtaatttattcttttatgaCTGTCTTAAGTTGTataatacctaacctaaccgtgTTGGTACACGAATCTCTCTTTCCACGGTCAGTCTATTTAGTAAATGTCTGTAAAAACCacgttaatttttaagatttgtaGTACAtagaaagtttattatttgtcgtttccattatattattttaggtaagtattttaaacatataaaaacataataattaaaatgtattaaacaataaaactattatattattttagcaacacaagaaattgtttattattaattattttcgcctacgttataataaatgcactGACATTAAACatcttatttatatacgatgaaaaaaaaatgttataggaGACTTATTGTCAAGGTTAAAtactatgttaaatattaaattaagcgAAGAGGAAGATAAACAGATGAGAGATGTAGTATTTgtagttgtaaataatatgcaatttagTGAAGAGAAGTTACAATTgtaccaaaaaaaaactatttaagatAAAGATCGGAAATtagttcataaataatattttgattattattattatatttttaggtggAAATGAGAATGAATGGAATACTGTATGCCCATATGCTGTTCTAAATGATAACAAGAAATCATCAAAGTCTTCacaaattatgtaaacatacttgttttaattgtatacaaattattgttaatgtttattatgctatttttttttaggtttaataaaaacacattacaAAAGCCAATTTTTAGTGAGTCTGAAGAAAGACAAGAAATTATGTTTGGTATGGCTTATCTTTAATAAAACTCAtgcatgtttaataattaataattcaatttatattttgtcaggCGTAGAAAGTATGATGCTTCAATTTGCTCAACTCACTCCTTCAATAAATTCTTCTGGTTCACAACCCGAAGAGCCTATTAAAGAAGCAGATCCAAtccttgataaaattaaaatggaatGTAAAAATATCCTTCTTGAATATGAGCAACTGAAAAATTTAGATGTGTGTATTTAAGGCTAAAACTATTTagagtataacaatatttataatgtattgtttgaattataatatgtattttattatataggatataatttattcattatcgGAAGATGAATCTTCGGTAATTCGAACAAGACATGAAGAATTTGTGAAATTAATGTCACTTATAACTTTAGATAATAATCCAATCACTCAAACAACTGTGGTAGGAAAAATATTTGCAGaacttttatctaaaaatattctttcgatGGAGGCCATAACTCAAgggtgaatttattttttactaactaTATAACATACTAATCTTTgttgtgtttgttttttttaaagaattgatGCTGTCCTTAAAAATTGGAATGATTATTTGATAGATAACCCTCAATTTTTCTCCTATATTGCTGCCattattggtaaatttttatttatacacttaataaattatttgatttatacaagaattttaaaaacaaaatatttttttttttatagctccattattattatcacaaaatgcttcctttgattttaataatttaaaagattcGTGTACGTCAATACGACCAGATAATTCTAGTAAATTTTTCAtagaagtattaaataaaattcttagtTCCGAGGAAACACAAAACATAAAAGAAGTaagtaatagtattaaattctgattagaattaatattagtttacagTTACATGTTTTTTAGCAGAATAAAtgaatctaattttatttatggtttCTAATAACAAATCAGTCTCAATTGTTGAGCATAAATTTTGCACCAAACACTTATTATAGTGGTttctttttatcatataaatttaaaattattctaagttTTTATCAAGATTCTAAAACAAtcataaatgtttatgtacttttttttacatatttagacCACAGGTTTTCAAACTGGATTacgttatattttcaaatagtacattttttaatcatctaTTACTTTTTGTTGATGTTCAAATTCAGtttatatactaaaacaacaaaacaaataaataaaggtCATTCATTGATATTGTAgatcatcaaatttaaaaaaaaatcccaatATAGGTCGTACAATTAAAAGTTTGGGAACTTCTGGTTTAGACATTTGAAGTTCTACTtaatatgtttgaatatttaattaaccataatgttatttaaatgctTTTAGTTAGTCTaagaatatgaattttaagtctaaaaacttttttgttatcattctgtacctaataaaattaaattaaattaaatttataaaacatgttttattcatTCTGATGTGATGCATAATGTTTCTAATGAGTATAAGtttagcatttaaaaattttcttaatattatttgttatatatatttgtaacttatattttgttgttaatttaatcattcatTCCACTatatctaatacatttttaaattttatgaatgatattttttttatatttttagcaaaAAGGTGGTATATTGTGGATTTACAATAAGTGGATGATGTCACAATATGTTTCTCTTGATGTATTTATGCCTaataaccaaataaataatttttttaaaaatgatgtaagtttttaaaacctttttatgttatttttattttatttataaaatgtatttcattttagCGAATTGGAGTATTCCTTTTATCTATTGCtatgtatgataaaatgaAGCTGACTAATAGTAAACTactgtatgatatattaaatagttggaTAAATGtgagtaaattaattagtgatt
This genomic stretch from Rhopalosiphum maidis isolate BTI-1 chromosome 3, ASM367621v3, whole genome shotgun sequence harbors:
- the LOC113557430 gene encoding eukaryotic translation initiation factor 4 gamma 3-like, with the protein product MFNKNTLQKPIFSESEERQEIMFGVESMMLQFAQLTPSINSSGSQPEEPIKEADPILDKIKMECKNILLEYEQLKNLDDIIYSLSEDESSVIRTRHEEFVKLMSLITLDNNPITQTTVVGKIFAELLSKNILSMEAITQGIDAVLKNWNDYLIDNPQFFSYIAAIIAPLLLSQNASFDFNNLKDSCTSIRPDNSSKFFIEVLNKILSSEETQNIKEQKGGILWIYNKWMMSQYVSLDVFMPNNQINNFFKNDRIGVFLLSIAMYDKMKLTNSKLLYDILNSWINVNISAEIIKCPQFVRALTIAIVIVRSKLNHSYEDFFDHAHVKLLNYYIRSEPLPEPEIQAREVQCLYGIQIISGVLKHPRGMVLRLFHTLYQYSIISTESFELWKKEDEFKAGFDEDLETKTMAVVVLNSFFLSLAENDSDSDESFE